Proteins encoded by one window of Candidatus Nezhaarchaeota archaeon:
- a CDS encoding AbrB/MazE/SpoVT family DNA-binding domain-containing protein translates to MSSIESRKVQVGAGGSYLLVLPKEWARRVGLQKGDRLDIVIEEDGSLRVAPPSLIRRPMLREAVIELERLSNIKWLDRCIKAAYMQGYDVVSIASKNRIPPEVKGAVRASMLDLIGMEVADIQPSKMVLRILVDPLKFPLAELRERMFSLLLSSVNDLTLFLERGEEGVLQDVMDREKEVAKLYRLMIRQSVLAMKDREVARTVGVARPEDALTNIMVARDSFRLALLSSRAAGTLLSVKGRPLPSEVVGLLLTMSKEATSMLSTAFRAASLGDQSLAHSVMDLMEKVKSLDGEVLRSLVSLRENVEVAPALSAVARDLRRIAGCAVAIADSVVTGAALTKIS, encoded by the coding sequence TACCTAAGGAGTGGGCTCGTAGGGTAGGGCTTCAGAAGGGAGATAGGCTAGACATAGTTATTGAGGAGGACGGGTCTCTACGCGTAGCTCCACCTTCTCTGATTAGGAGGCCTATGCTTCGCGAGGCGGTAATTGAGCTTGAGCGCTTAAGCAACATTAAGTGGCTCGACCGCTGCATTAAGGCTGCCTACATGCAGGGCTACGACGTAGTATCGATAGCCTCTAAGAACAGGATCCCCCCTGAAGTCAAGGGGGCTGTGAGGGCCTCCATGCTCGACTTAATCGGGATGGAGGTGGCTGATATACAGCCAAGTAAAATGGTGCTCCGCATCCTAGTCGATCCATTAAAGTTCCCGCTGGCTGAGCTCAGGGAGAGGATGTTCTCGCTGCTTTTATCCTCGGTGAACGACTTAACTCTCTTCCTTGAGCGCGGGGAGGAAGGGGTCCTCCAAGACGTAATGGATAGGGAGAAGGAGGTGGCTAAGCTCTATAGGCTAATGATTAGGCAGTCAGTGCTAGCCATGAAGGATAGGGAAGTGGCGAGGACCGTTGGCGTTGCGAGGCCTGAGGACGCCTTGACCAACATCATGGTGGCCAGGGACTCTTTTAGGCTCGCCCTGCTTTCATCTAGAGCAGCAGGCACATTGCTATCTGTTAAAGGTAGGCCCCTACCTAGTGAAGTTGTAGGGCTGCTCTTAACCATGTCCAAGGAGGCCACGTCTATGCTTAGTACAGCCTTCCGCGCAGCCTCACTAGGCGATCAGAGCCTAGCGCACTCAGTCATGGACCTAATGGAGAAGGTGAAGTCTCTAGATGGTGAAGTCCTGAGGAGCTTAGTGTCCCTCAGGGAGAACGTCGAGGTCGCTCCAGCCTTAAGCGCAGTAGCTAGAGATCTTAGGAGGATCGCTGGCTGCGCTGTAGCTATAGCTGATAGCGTAGTGACCGGGGCGGCTCTTACGAAAATAAGCTAG